In Bacteroidota bacterium, one DNA window encodes the following:
- a CDS encoding Fic family protein, with protein KEGLLNLPILYLSRYINQNKGDYYRLLQKVRTENAWEEWVLYMLDGVELTSLQTIKIIEGIKNLMLKHKKKIRENTKFYSQDLINNLFKHPYTKIDFIMTDLEVSRLTATKYLDELDQIGIVQKVKLGRDNYYINTDLYNLLSNVNQIKHV; from the coding sequence AAAAGAAGGTCTATTGAATTTGCCCATCCTGTATTTGAGCCGCTACATCAATCAAAACAAAGGCGACTATTACCGCTTGCTGCAAAAAGTGAGAACCGAAAATGCCTGGGAGGAATGGGTGCTGTACATGCTTGATGGTGTTGAGCTGACTTCTCTACAAACCATTAAAATCATTGAAGGGATAAAAAACCTGATGCTGAAGCACAAGAAGAAAATCAGGGAGAACACCAAGTTCTACAGTCAGGATTTAATCAACAACCTGTTCAAGCACCCTTACACGAAAATTGATTTTATCATGACCGATTTGGAGGTAAGCCGCCTAACCGCCACCAAGTATCTGGACGAACTCGACCAGATTGGCATTGTGCAAAAGGTGAAGCTGGGCAGGGATAATTATTACATCAATACCGACTTGTACAATCTATTGTCAAACGTGAATCAAATAAAACATGTATAG